TATCCGCAAAGTTAAAAAACTTATCTTTGCAAGGAACAATTATGAATATCTATTTAGAAACATACGGGTGCCAGATGAACGTCAGCGACAGCGAGGTTGCTATCTCTATTTTGCATGGTGCGGGATATGAGCAGTGCAAGGAAATTGCCGACGCAGATGTGATTCTTGTAAATACTTGTTCTGTAAGAGATAACGCAGAGCAGAGGGTGCTGGGAAGATTGGACGTTTTTTTACAGGAAAAGAAGAAAAGGAAACAAAAAGCTAAAAGTCTTAAAGGTCCCGACAGCTTTACCCCTCAGGGTCCTATTGTCGGCGTCCTTGGCTGCATGGCGCAGAGAGTAAAAGAGAAATTGCTGGAAAATCCTGCAGTTGACTTTGTTGCAGGGCCTGATGCCTACAGGAATCTTCCAGGGATAATAAATACAATTATTAAAACCGGAGAAAAAATTTCCGCAACAAACCTATCGCCTGAGGAGACTTATGCAGACATAAACCCCGTAAGAACTGACACAAACGGAGTAAGCGCATTCATCTCTATAACAAGAGGATGCAACAATATGTGTTCTTATTGCATTGTTCCGTTTACGCGCGGCAGAGAGAGAAGCAGAGACCCCAAAAGTATTGTACATGAAGCTGAAGAGCTTATAAAGCAGGGTTATAAAGAGATTACTCTTTTAGGGCAGAATGTAGATTCTTATCTATGGTCAAACCCGGATGACCCTACGGATACTACAAATTTTTATCAGCTGCTGGAACTGGTTGCGCTGCTAGATCCGAAGTTGCGCGTACGCTTCCAAACCAATCATCCTAAGGATATTAGAAAGGGTCTGCTTTATACAATGGCAATGTATCCAAACATCTGCAACCACATTCATCTGCCCGTCCAAAGCGGAAGCAATGTTATGCTGCAAAAGATGAACAGGAAATACACCAGGGAGGATTATTTGCAAAAGATTGCGGACATAAGAGAGATTCTTCCTGACTGCGCAATCACGACAGATGTAATAGCAGGATTCTGCTCAGAAACAGAGGAAGATCACAAACAAACGCTCTCCTTGATTAAAGAGGTTGGCTTTGACGGAGCATTCATGTTTCAATACTCCCAAAGGCCTAATACACTGGCTGCAAAGAAGTTTAAAGATGATGTCCCTGTTGCTGAAAAGACAAGGAGGCTAAATGAAATTATAGAACTCCAGAGTTCGCTCTCTCTGGAATCAAACAAAAAAAATGTTGGGG
The window above is part of the Bacteroidales bacterium genome. Proteins encoded here:
- the miaB gene encoding tRNA (N6-isopentenyl adenosine(37)-C2)-methylthiotransferase MiaB; the encoded protein is MNIYLETYGCQMNVSDSEVAISILHGAGYEQCKEIADADVILVNTCSVRDNAEQRVLGRLDVFLQEKKKRKQKAKSLKGPDSFTPQGPIVGVLGCMAQRVKEKLLENPAVDFVAGPDAYRNLPGIINTIIKTGEKISATNLSPEETYADINPVRTDTNGVSAFISITRGCNNMCSYCIVPFTRGRERSRDPKSIVHEAEELIKQGYKEITLLGQNVDSYLWSNPDDPTDTTNFYQLLELVALLDPKLRVRFQTNHPKDIRKGLLYTMAMYPNICNHIHLPVQSGSNVMLQKMNRKYTREDYLQKIADIREILPDCAITTDVIAGFCSETEEDHKQTLSLIKEVGFDGAFMFQYSQRPNTLAAKKFKDDVPVAEKTRRLNEIIELQSSLSLESNKKNVGEVFEVLVEGFSKRSDKQMTGRTQQNKMCVFDVPQPAASSKKGTAASINPGDYVDVKITSCTSATLIGEMVQKPKKQHIAETVYDDILEIRDSLRELREKFEKDFLESKKENKKKQDKK